A genomic window from Tolypothrix sp. PCC 7910 includes:
- a CDS encoding heavy metal translocating P-type ATPase, whose translation MLYPQHLTKFTKEHGDTLAALVCGVLLFLGWFTLHLGWLGWAMLLLTAAYVIGGYESAREGLTTLVKEKQLDVDLLMIVAALGAASLGLWRREYHLIIDGAILILIFAISGALEGYAMRRTERSIRSLMSLTPDTARILRQGREELVPIHQLQVGDEIIVKPGELIPTDALIVSGYSTLNQAAITGESLPVEKTVNDEVFAGTINGYGALKLKLHKPATSSLIQRVIRLVEQAQTEAPPSQEFIERFERKYALIIVTLGVFLAILPPFIWGWDWETTIYRALTFLVVASPCALMAAIMPTLLSAIANGARQGILFKNGAQLEKIGQVRAIAFDKTGTLTTGELQVCEVIPYGKYSQTDVLTAAASLESYSEHPIGKAIVQAAANIDWVGALEVQAIPGKGISGIIQDQQVMVGNAAFIGEYVPEFPQDLQHLTQFWEQEGKTVVWVAQTRREDGYEIVGVLAIADMVRAEAAETIKRLRKLGVAEIVMITGDNQRTAHSVAQAVGIDRVYAELLPEDKLSVISDLQKKYQTVAMVGDGINDAPALAQASVGIAMGVAGSDVALETADVVLMADKLEKIAVAMHLGRRSQSIVKQNIVVALSFILLLLIGNFLGNINLPIGVIGHEGSTVLVTLSGLRLLK comes from the coding sequence ATGCTCTACCCACAGCATTTAACTAAATTCACCAAAGAACATGGAGATACCTTAGCAGCCTTAGTTTGTGGAGTGCTGTTATTTCTGGGCTGGTTCACCTTGCATCTTGGCTGGCTGGGATGGGCAATGTTGTTATTAACCGCAGCTTACGTGATTGGTGGTTATGAAAGCGCCCGTGAGGGGTTAACTACCCTCGTCAAGGAAAAACAACTGGATGTAGATTTGCTGATGATTGTGGCAGCGCTTGGTGCTGCTAGCTTGGGCTTATGGCGCAGAGAATACCACTTAATTATTGATGGGGCTATTTTAATTTTGATTTTTGCGATTAGTGGCGCACTCGAAGGCTATGCGATGCGGCGAACTGAACGCAGTATTCGTAGTTTGATGAGTCTGACTCCAGATACAGCTAGGATTTTACGTCAAGGAAGAGAAGAGTTAGTTCCCATTCACCAGTTACAGGTGGGGGATGAAATTATTGTCAAGCCAGGAGAGTTAATTCCTACTGATGCTTTAATTGTTTCTGGTTACAGCACCCTCAATCAGGCGGCGATTACAGGCGAGTCTTTACCTGTGGAGAAGACAGTCAACGATGAAGTTTTTGCGGGGACAATTAACGGCTATGGGGCGCTAAAGCTAAAGTTACATAAGCCAGCCACCAGCAGTTTGATTCAACGGGTGATTCGGTTGGTTGAACAAGCACAAACAGAAGCACCGCCTTCTCAAGAATTTATTGAGCGATTTGAACGGAAATATGCACTAATAATTGTCACATTAGGCGTATTTCTAGCAATTCTACCGCCATTTATTTGGGGTTGGGATTGGGAAACCACAATTTACCGGGCGCTGACATTTTTGGTAGTAGCCTCCCCCTGCGCTTTAATGGCTGCTATTATGCCTACACTGCTGTCAGCAATTGCCAATGGTGCCAGACAGGGGATTTTATTTAAAAACGGTGCCCAGTTGGAAAAGATAGGGCAAGTAAGAGCGATCGCATTTGATAAAACTGGTACTTTGACAACAGGGGAATTGCAAGTCTGTGAAGTAATACCTTATGGTAAATACTCGCAAACTGATGTGTTAACAGCCGCCGCATCTCTAGAATCATACTCAGAACATCCCATTGGTAAAGCTATTGTCCAAGCAGCCGCTAACATAGATTGGGTGGGCGCGTTGGAAGTGCAAGCTATCCCTGGAAAGGGAATTAGCGGTATTATTCAAGACCAACAGGTAATGGTGGGAAATGCGGCTTTTATTGGGGAGTATGTGCCAGAATTTCCCCAGGATTTGCAGCATTTAACTCAATTTTGGGAACAAGAAGGCAAGACAGTTGTGTGGGTAGCCCAAACCAGAAGAGAAGATGGTTATGAGATTGTGGGTGTCCTCGCTATTGCAGATATGGTACGTGCAGAAGCCGCCGAAACAATTAAACGCTTAAGAAAGCTAGGTGTTGCTGAGATTGTGATGATTACCGGCGATAACCAGCGAACTGCCCATAGTGTCGCACAAGCTGTGGGTATCGATCGCGTGTATGCTGAACTGTTACCAGAAGACAAGCTATCTGTGATTAGCGATTTACAGAAAAAATATCAAACAGTGGCAATGGTAGGGGATGGGATCAATGATGCACCAGCCCTCGCCCAGGCTTCTGTGGGGATTGCTATGGGTGTGGCTGGTAGCGATGTGGCACTAGAAACAGCTGATGTTGTCCTCATGGCCGATAAACTAGAAAAAATTGCTGTAGCCATGCATTTAGGTAGGCGATCGCAAAGTATAGTCAAACAAAATATCGTCGTCGCCTTGAGTTTTATTCTGCTGCTACTCATCGGTAACTTTCTCGGCAATATTAACTTACCCATCGGTGTGATTGGGCATGAAGGTTCTACAGTATTAGTAACCTTAAGCGGTTTAAGACTTTTGAAGTAA
- a CDS encoding precorrin-8X methylmutase, which translates to MNTGCLTIKELTDAVGGGITPRMVRHYHQLGLLPQPVRSPSNYRLYTEKDVIRLQRIVALKQQGFQLNHIQQILEVEPEADTTKTLMAQLQKQYRAVMQQISQLRQTASALEGLLGRDQHCQNTQAEVLAQLKLLEVETQTGLGGLEQLWSGLDAEIHTHPEAFAESLQRLLPDLSERSEIEQHLISQLVLACGDVSLVSFVKLSRDAIAASRQALSANCQIVVDIPTVAAALDNTRLVHLGCPVETLIDNPHITTATEAELAFWQQQQWREKLQQLTTGCIVVIGYAPSVLVEVYEAINKQQIQPALVIGMPIGFSHAPAAKRLLLQQPIPFITVEGTVGGGLLAATALNSLVESLIEKPDCHCYLSH; encoded by the coding sequence ATGAATACTGGTTGCTTAACCATCAAAGAACTTACTGATGCTGTGGGTGGGGGGATTACTCCGCGGATGGTACGCCATTACCATCAATTAGGATTACTACCGCAACCAGTGCGATCGCCTAGCAATTATCGCCTTTATACTGAGAAAGACGTGATTAGGCTGCAACGGATTGTGGCTTTGAAGCAGCAAGGGTTTCAACTCAACCACATCCAGCAAATTCTGGAAGTAGAACCAGAAGCAGACACCACAAAAACCTTGATGGCGCAATTGCAAAAGCAGTATCGCGCAGTCATGCAGCAAATTTCTCAACTACGACAAACAGCATCAGCATTAGAAGGATTATTAGGGCGGGATCAACATTGTCAAAATACCCAAGCGGAAGTTTTAGCACAACTGAAGTTACTGGAAGTAGAAACTCAAACAGGATTAGGGGGATTAGAACAGCTTTGGAGTGGTTTGGATGCGGAAATTCATACTCACCCAGAAGCTTTTGCAGAATCTTTGCAGAGGTTGTTACCTGACTTATCTGAGCGTTCCGAGATTGAACAACACCTGATTTCCCAACTAGTATTAGCTTGTGGTGATGTGAGTTTGGTATCATTTGTCAAGCTCAGTCGAGATGCGATCGCAGCTAGTCGTCAAGCGCTCTCTGCAAATTGTCAAATTGTTGTCGATATCCCTACAGTGGCGGCTGCTCTAGATAATACGAGATTAGTCCATTTAGGTTGTCCAGTAGAAACATTAATTGATAATCCCCACATTACAACAGCCACAGAAGCAGAACTGGCTTTTTGGCAACAGCAGCAATGGCGAGAGAAATTACAGCAACTCACCACAGGTTGTATTGTGGTAATTGGTTATGCGCCTTCAGTGCTGGTGGAAGTTTACGAAGCTATAAATAAGCAACAAATTCAGCCTGCATTAGTTATTGGAATGCCTATAGGATTTAGTCATGCTCCCGCAGCCAAGCGGCTTTTGCTGCAACAACCGATACCTTTTATTACAGTAGAAGGGACTGTAGGTGGTGGTTTGTTAGCGGCTACAGCCCTTAATTCTCTGGTAGAATCACTAATTGAGAAGCCAGATTGTCATTGTTATCTTAGTCACTAA
- a CDS encoding sorbosone dehydrogenase family protein, with protein sequence MKKIYILFCSFLASFLFLIYCSISAAQITNPIPAKIEKSNLAIAFKEIVQVPQSGIGRDRIARLNFITHAGDGSGRLFVNDMRGKLYVINNGKISLYMNLKNLVCSGFGDETSQQGFSYFAFHPEFAKNGIFYTVNSEEKNNRIPDFPVRKTIRDNEGNIIESSHHDVIREWKADNPSANTFTGKVREIMRIEEPYPDHNVGEVSFHPHVKPGDADYGLLYIAIADGGSDGFPVSHTDPLDNGQDLNTPLGKILRIDPSGKNSANGKYSIPEDNPFAKDGKSQTLGEIWAYGFRNPHRFSWDTSGTDKMLIVDIGQAFIEEINLGIKGANYGWGNREGTWLVDEKNENVLFPLPKNDAQNGYTYPVAQYAHHRPEKWSGFYGVAIAGGYVYRGKAIPELVGQYVFADFGNDGRFFHVPVDELVNGKQAKIKELRIFDGDKESSFLQIIGSKRSDVRLGVDEAGEIYVTSKSDGKVRKVVPAKSAAALLN encoded by the coding sequence ATGAAAAAAATTTATATTCTATTTTGTAGTTTTCTAGCCTCATTTCTATTCTTAATATATTGCAGTATTTCTGCTGCTCAAATTACTAATCCCATCCCTGCAAAAATTGAAAAATCAAATTTAGCCATAGCATTTAAAGAAATAGTCCAAGTCCCTCAGAGTGGGATTGGCAGAGATAGAATAGCAAGATTAAACTTTATAACTCATGCAGGTGATGGTAGCGGCAGGTTATTTGTCAACGATATGCGGGGCAAGCTTTATGTAATCAATAATGGCAAAATATCCCTATACATGAATCTCAAAAATTTAGTATGTTCAGGATTCGGTGATGAGACTTCACAACAGGGTTTTTCCTATTTCGCTTTTCACCCAGAATTTGCTAAAAATGGAATTTTTTATACAGTAAATAGCGAAGAAAAAAATAATCGCATTCCTGACTTTCCTGTGAGAAAAACAATTCGTGATAACGAAGGAAATATCATCGAAAGCTCGCATCATGATGTTATTCGGGAGTGGAAAGCAGATAATCCATCTGCCAATACTTTTACAGGTAAAGTTCGGGAAATCATGCGTATTGAAGAACCATACCCAGATCATAATGTTGGGGAAGTCAGCTTTCATCCTCATGTTAAACCTGGTGATGCCGATTATGGTCTTTTATATATCGCCATTGCTGATGGTGGGAGTGACGGATTTCCTGTTAGCCATACAGACCCCTTAGATAATGGGCAAGATTTGAATACACCCTTGGGTAAAATTCTCCGTATAGATCCTTCTGGCAAGAATAGCGCTAATGGTAAGTATAGTATCCCTGAAGATAATCCTTTTGCAAAAGATGGAAAATCGCAGACATTAGGTGAAATTTGGGCTTATGGGTTCCGAAATCCCCATCGTTTTAGCTGGGATACGTCAGGAACAGATAAAATGTTGATTGTCGATATTGGACAAGCTTTTATTGAAGAAATTAATCTTGGTATCAAAGGTGCTAATTACGGTTGGGGAAACCGAGAAGGAACTTGGTTAGTAGACGAAAAAAATGAGAACGTTCTCTTTCCATTACCCAAAAATGATGCCCAGAATGGTTATACCTATCCTGTAGCTCAATATGCTCATCACAGACCAGAAAAATGGTCAGGTTTTTATGGAGTCGCGATCGCAGGCGGTTATGTTTATAGAGGTAAAGCAATACCCGAATTAGTCGGTCAGTATGTTTTTGCTGACTTTGGTAATGATGGACGCTTCTTCCATGTACCTGTAGATGAACTAGTTAATGGTAAACAAGCCAAAATTAAAGAACTGAGAATCTTTGACGGTGACAAAGAAAGTTCTTTTCTGCAAATCATTGGTAGCAAACGTTCGGATGTTCGCTTGGGAGTAGACGAAGCTGGCGAAATCTATGTGACATCCAAAAGCGATGGTAAAGTCAGAAAAGTAGTTCCTGCAAAATCAGCAGCAGCGCTTTTGAATTAA
- a CDS encoding sugar MFS transporter: MPLHGSNRTAKNVILLTIIFLSIEFLDEVIDGLFGAAWPLIRHDLNLDYVQVGMLLTIPNTISSLIEPIVGIWGDIGKRRQLILGGGVSFAIALLLLSQSYNFSLLLAAFVLFYPASGCFVSLSQATLMDIEPTRHEQNMARWALAGSAGNVIGPLILAGAVGLNQSWRSAFLVLALLTLLLVGMLWQFPIKTATSHIDEPLHSFRDGITNALTALKRRKVILWLTLLQFSDLMLDILRSFLALYFVDIVGADNTQASFAVTVWLGFGLLGDFLLIPLLERVRGLNYLKLSATIVLCLYPTFLLVPNTNIKLIILGLLGFCNAGWYSILQGQLYTAMPGQSGTVMTLNNLFGLVGGLIPLVLGLVAQYYGLQTTMWLLIAAPVTLLIALFAV, translated from the coding sequence ATGCCATTGCATGGTAGCAACAGAACTGCAAAGAATGTAATTCTATTAACCATCATCTTTCTCTCGATTGAATTCTTAGATGAGGTGATTGATGGTTTATTTGGTGCGGCTTGGCCCTTAATTCGCCATGACCTAAATCTTGACTACGTGCAAGTAGGAATGTTGCTGACAATACCCAATACTATCAGTAGCTTAATTGAGCCGATTGTAGGAATCTGGGGGGATATTGGGAAGCGGCGACAATTAATCTTGGGTGGAGGAGTGAGTTTTGCGATCGCACTCCTCCTTTTAAGCCAGAGTTATAATTTTTCATTATTATTAGCAGCCTTTGTGCTGTTTTATCCCGCATCTGGTTGCTTTGTCAGTCTTTCCCAAGCCACTCTGATGGATATCGAACCGACGCGCCACGAACAAAATATGGCACGTTGGGCGTTAGCTGGTTCTGCGGGAAATGTAATTGGCCCCTTAATTTTAGCTGGCGCTGTGGGATTAAATCAAAGTTGGCGAAGTGCGTTTTTGGTATTGGCGCTTTTAACGTTGTTACTTGTGGGAATGTTATGGCAATTTCCCATAAAAACTGCAACTTCCCACATTGATGAACCACTGCATAGTTTCAGGGATGGAATAACCAATGCGTTGACAGCATTAAAACGGCGTAAAGTTATTCTGTGGTTAACTTTATTGCAATTTTCAGATTTAATGCTGGATATTTTGCGTAGCTTTTTAGCACTGTACTTTGTTGATATAGTCGGTGCAGATAATACGCAAGCAAGTTTTGCTGTCACTGTTTGGTTAGGGTTTGGCTTGCTGGGAGATTTTTTACTCATTCCTTTACTAGAAAGAGTGCGGGGATTAAATTATTTAAAACTCAGCGCCACAATTGTTTTGTGTCTTTACCCAACTTTTTTGCTGGTACCAAATACAAATATCAAATTGATAATTCTCGGTTTGTTGGGTTTCTGTAATGCTGGTTGGTACTCAATTCTGCAAGGGCAATTATACACAGCCATGCCAGGGCAAAGTGGTACAGTAATGACGCTCAATAATTTGTTTGGTTTAGTTGGTGGTTTAATACCATTAGTGCTGGGTTTAGTTGCTCAATATTATGGTTTACAAACTACTATGTGGTTGTTAATTGCTGCACCTGTAACCTTACTCATTGCATTATTTGCAGTTTAA
- a CDS encoding glycoside hydrolase family 31 protein, which translates to MDRLKQLKLKIKFLFGSLFYASYAPKAFLYTRKRDRIEREFIKPSTEPGFDKPGKLLRAEATVRGANFYFEMAELEVCFLTEDLVRINWKPGIPPIPYGIQRHEWPEVATNLEQTENNYSVSSHGLKVIVEIDGSLKFCDRSGQVIRAELPPQSKSESWIHQAQLRIEERIYGLGERASTLNLRAAKDEQQKSKTYRMWNYDAAGMYPPGSDPMYLCIPVYLGLHSLGSYLVFYENSFDANFTFGETATADFTGGALRYYFTSGSITQLLERYTELTGRAPLPARWALGYHQSKWGYRAEAAVRKEAREFQEHNLPLSAIHLDIDCQVGYRAFTIDPERFPQLASFTQELAEIGVQFIAILNPGIKYSRHSNLFLEGQILDGFCKLPNGKLVVAPVWPGWCVFPDFTNPKVRSWWSRQYAYLLDVGVAGFWHDMNEPAAFIISGDRSLPKVTQHYLEGRGGDHREAHNVYGLLQAEAGYESLRQFRPEKRPFIVSRAGWAGLQRYAWTWTGDIESSWGALRQTISTVVGLGLSGVPYSGPDIGGFQGNPSAELYLRWFQMSSFLTFCRTHSSNNVEHRTPWTYGEPYLSIIRSFLQLRYRLLPYFYNLSWEAAQKGYPPVRPVLWAANDDSRLWDVEDAFLLGDALLVCPIVEDGARSRQVILPPGNWYSFWDDSCFVGGQEVNVPAPLETIPLLVKAGSILPMVENKQLILHLYPPEQGETFTQLYSDAGDGYGASRIDKFQMVRSGNGLEVTWEETGDYSFPYTSIKLHLHGMKLQQAWVDNVEVAGQGQQLECDRFIKVQLKVLSIEC; encoded by the coding sequence ATGGATAGATTAAAGCAACTCAAATTAAAAATAAAATTTTTATTTGGTTCTCTCTTCTATGCGAGTTATGCTCCCAAAGCGTTTTTGTACACTCGTAAACGCGATAGAATAGAGCGCGAGTTTATTAAGCCATCTACAGAACCAGGTTTTGATAAGCCGGGAAAATTACTCCGCGCTGAAGCAACAGTTAGGGGTGCTAACTTCTATTTTGAAATGGCGGAGTTGGAAGTTTGTTTTCTTACTGAAGATTTAGTCAGAATTAACTGGAAACCGGGAATACCACCTATCCCTTACGGAATTCAACGCCATGAATGGCCGGAAGTAGCAACCAACTTGGAACAAACAGAGAATAACTACTCTGTATCTAGTCATGGGCTCAAAGTAATTGTTGAAATAGATGGTAGCCTAAAATTTTGCGATCGCTCCGGGCAAGTTATCCGTGCAGAACTACCACCCCAATCCAAAAGTGAAAGCTGGATTCATCAAGCACAATTGCGGATAGAAGAACGCATTTATGGCTTAGGGGAACGCGCTTCGACGCTGAATTTGCGCGCTGCTAAAGATGAACAGCAAAAAAGTAAAACCTACCGAATGTGGAACTACGATGCGGCGGGGATGTATCCTCCAGGTTCCGATCCCATGTATCTCTGCATTCCGGTATATCTAGGTTTGCATTCTTTAGGTAGTTATCTAGTTTTTTATGAAAATTCCTTTGATGCCAATTTTACCTTTGGGGAAACGGCAACGGCTGACTTCACAGGGGGAGCGCTGCGTTATTATTTTACCTCTGGTTCAATCACCCAGTTGTTAGAACGGTACACGGAATTAACCGGACGTGCGCCTTTACCTGCGCGTTGGGCTTTAGGATATCACCAGTCTAAATGGGGATATCGTGCAGAAGCCGCTGTGAGAAAGGAAGCTAGAGAATTTCAGGAACACAATTTACCTTTAAGTGCGATTCATTTAGATATTGACTGTCAAGTTGGATACCGAGCTTTTACCATCGACCCGGAACGGTTTCCGCAATTAGCGAGTTTCACACAAGAACTAGCAGAAATCGGTGTACAATTTATTGCCATTCTCAACCCAGGAATTAAGTACAGCCGCCACAGTAATCTATTTTTAGAAGGTCAAATATTAGATGGGTTTTGCAAACTTCCTAATGGGAAGCTAGTAGTTGCGCCTGTGTGGCCTGGTTGGTGCGTATTTCCTGATTTTACCAACCCCAAGGTTCGCAGTTGGTGGAGTCGCCAGTATGCATATTTATTAGATGTGGGTGTAGCAGGTTTTTGGCATGATATGAATGAACCTGCTGCTTTTATTATTTCAGGCGATCGCTCTTTACCTAAAGTCACCCAACATTATCTGGAAGGTAGAGGTGGCGACCACCGCGAAGCCCATAATGTATATGGATTATTGCAAGCAGAAGCAGGTTATGAGAGTTTACGCCAGTTTCGCCCCGAAAAACGACCATTTATTGTTTCCCGTGCAGGTTGGGCGGGACTTCAGCGTTATGCTTGGACTTGGACGGGCGATATTGAATCGAGTTGGGGCGCTTTACGCCAAACCATCTCTACAGTTGTTGGTTTAGGGTTGTCTGGTGTTCCTTATAGCGGCCCGGATATTGGCGGTTTCCAAGGTAATCCCAGCGCAGAACTTTATTTACGTTGGTTCCAGATGTCTAGCTTCTTGACATTCTGTCGGACTCACTCTTCTAATAACGTAGAACACCGCACGCCTTGGACTTACGGCGAACCTTATCTGAGCATCATTCGCTCATTCTTGCAATTGCGCTATCGATTGCTGCCGTACTTTTATAATTTATCTTGGGAAGCAGCACAGAAAGGTTATCCGCCCGTGCGTCCTGTATTGTGGGCTGCTAACGATGACAGCCGACTTTGGGATGTGGAAGATGCATTCCTATTAGGTGATGCTTTACTGGTTTGTCCCATTGTCGAAGATGGAGCGCGATCGCGGCAAGTGATTTTACCACCAGGAAATTGGTATAGTTTTTGGGATGATAGTTGCTTCGTTGGTGGTCAAGAGGTAAATGTTCCCGCACCGTTAGAAACAATTCCCTTGTTAGTCAAAGCTGGAAGCATCCTACCAATGGTAGAAAATAAACAATTGATTCTCCACCTTTACCCACCTGAACAAGGCGAGACTTTTACTCAACTATATAGCGATGCAGGTGATGGTTACGGCGCATCGCGAATAGATAAATTCCAGATGGTACGCTCAGGAAATGGTTTAGAAGTAACCTGGGAAGAAACAGGAGATTACTCTTTCCCCTACACCAGCATAAAATTACATTTGCACGGCATGAAACTGCAACAAGCTTGGGTGGATAATGTAGAAGTTGCTGGTCAAGGTCAACAACTAGAGTGCGATCGCTTTATCAAAGTCCAGTTGAAAGTGCTGAGTATTGAGTGCTGA
- the pgmB gene encoding beta-phosphoglucomutase: protein MVNLSVRDSQQNQTLTEATDWNVIETVFDPAQLHHKETVFTISNGYLGTRGTFEEGYPGDSTATLINGLYDKVVISHTELVNCPSWLPLEVKVAGDRFSMDSGEILNYERRLDLRLGILSRDVRWRSPKGHTLDFHFERFASLADQHVLAIRAQVTSIDFTGEISFSVGLDSEPQTQGVPHWKVLNQGGIEQIIWLYNQTRHSEIQLGMATKLVVEGENAPPVCLENANTSPTLTTTFQATPGKAATVEKIVTVFTSRETDIPIAAALQRLADEPRYATLLAAHIAAWEQVWQDSDIIIEGDRYAQLVVRYNLFQILAVAPRHDDRVSIPPKTLSGFAYRGHIFWDTEIFILPLLTLTQPALARNLLTYRYHTLPGARRKAQEAGFQGAMYAWESADTGDEVTPRWVPHASGNGELVRIWCGDIEVHINTDVAYAVWHYWQTTADDDWMHDYGAEIILDTAVFWESRVNWNAERQSYDILDVIGPDENHDRVDNNAFTNLMVRWHLQSALALWDWMKQAYPEKSTQLAQQLNLTTERLHKWADIQERIFVNQDQSTGLIEQFEGFYQLEEINFADYEPRTTSLQGLLGIEATSQKQILKQPDVLMLIYLLREQYDYKTLATNWDYYTKRTDHTYGSSLGPAIHAILACDLNQPTHAYTHFLRSALVDLEDVRRNAAEGIHAASAGGVWQAVVFGFAGIKMTEFGPVASPHLPPTWQRLKFRLQWRNQWYDFDLRQETDMEIANQPADENLPSSQPEIQGVIFDLDGVLTDTSELHYLGWKRVADEEGIPFDREANDAIRGLPRRETLMQILGDRPVTETKIQEMMERKNNYFLQLIEEITAADLLPGVENLLKELRAAGIKVALGSSSKNAQTVIQRLGIGNKFDAIADGYSVSQPKPAPDLFLFAAEQIGVAPAKCLVVEDATAGIEAARSAGMWSIGLGPVERLGIANVVLPSLEKVSWQDLQQQLANSQKSAVLQEA from the coding sequence ATGGTCAACTTATCCGTTCGCGATTCCCAACAAAATCAGACACTGACTGAAGCTACAGACTGGAACGTTATTGAAACAGTCTTTGATCCCGCCCAACTGCATCATAAAGAAACTGTTTTTACTATTAGTAATGGTTATTTAGGAACTAGGGGGACTTTTGAGGAAGGCTATCCCGGAGATTCCACGGCGACATTAATTAATGGCCTATACGATAAAGTTGTAATTTCCCATACAGAATTAGTTAATTGTCCCAGCTGGCTGCCCTTAGAGGTGAAAGTGGCAGGCGATCGCTTTAGTATGGATAGTGGTGAAATTCTCAATTACGAACGCCGCCTTGATTTGCGTTTGGGGATACTTAGCCGCGATGTGCGCTGGCGTTCACCCAAAGGACACACATTAGATTTCCACTTTGAGCGCTTTGCTAGTTTAGCCGATCAACATGTTTTAGCGATTCGCGCTCAGGTAACATCAATAGATTTTACAGGTGAAATTTCCTTTAGCGTTGGTTTAGACTCTGAACCCCAAACCCAAGGTGTCCCACACTGGAAAGTTTTGAATCAAGGTGGTATTGAGCAAATTATTTGGTTATATAACCAAACTCGCCACTCAGAAATTCAATTGGGAATGGCTACTAAGTTGGTGGTAGAAGGTGAAAATGCACCACCTGTATGCTTAGAAAATGCGAATACTTCTCCAACTTTAACCACAACCTTCCAAGCGACACCCGGTAAAGCTGCTACTGTCGAAAAGATTGTCACCGTCTTTACTTCCCGGGAAACAGACATTCCCATCGCCGCAGCCCTACAACGTTTAGCAGATGAACCTCGTTACGCAACTCTGTTAGCAGCACATATTGCCGCATGGGAGCAAGTATGGCAAGACAGTGACATAATCATTGAAGGCGATCGCTATGCTCAGTTAGTTGTCCGCTACAATCTTTTTCAAATCTTAGCTGTCGCACCCCGCCACGATGACCGTGTAAGCATTCCACCCAAAACCCTCTCTGGTTTTGCCTATCGTGGACATATATTTTGGGATACAGAAATTTTTATTCTTCCCCTGTTGACTTTAACCCAACCAGCCCTAGCCCGGAACTTGCTGACCTATCGCTACCACACTTTACCAGGTGCGCGACGCAAAGCCCAAGAAGCAGGATTTCAGGGCGCTATGTATGCTTGGGAAAGTGCTGATACTGGTGATGAAGTTACACCTCGCTGGGTACCCCATGCCAGTGGCAACGGTGAGTTAGTGCGGATTTGGTGTGGTGATATCGAAGTACATATCAACACTGATGTCGCTTATGCAGTTTGGCATTATTGGCAAACCACAGCCGATGATGATTGGATGCATGATTACGGTGCAGAAATTATCTTAGATACAGCCGTATTCTGGGAAAGCAGAGTTAATTGGAATGCCGAGCGTCAATCCTACGATATTTTAGATGTGATTGGCCCTGATGAAAATCACGATCGCGTCGATAATAACGCCTTCACCAACTTAATGGTGCGCTGGCATTTACAATCAGCCTTAGCGCTTTGGGATTGGATGAAGCAAGCCTATCCCGAAAAATCTACACAATTAGCCCAACAACTCAACTTAACCACAGAGCGTTTGCATAAGTGGGCTGATATCCAAGAGCGTATATTTGTGAATCAGGATCAGTCAACTGGTTTAATTGAGCAATTTGAAGGATTTTACCAACTCGAAGAAATCAACTTTGCCGATTACGAACCCCGCACCACATCCCTACAAGGTTTACTGGGAATCGAAGCCACCAGCCAAAAGCAAATTCTCAAACAACCAGATGTCTTGATGCTGATTTATTTGTTAAGGGAACAGTATGACTACAAAACCTTAGCAACCAACTGGGATTACTACACCAAGCGCACCGACCATACCTATGGTTCTTCCCTAGGCCCAGCAATTCATGCCATCTTAGCTTGCGACCTCAACCAACCCACCCACGCCTATACACATTTTCTCCGTTCAGCATTGGTAGACTTGGAAGATGTCAGGCGGAATGCAGCCGAAGGAATTCACGCCGCCAGTGCTGGAGGAGTTTGGCAAGCAGTGGTATTTGGGTTTGCCGGCATTAAAATGACGGAATTTGGCCCAGTTGCTTCACCACATTTACCTCCCACTTGGCAACGTTTAAAATTTAGGCTGCAATGGCGCAATCAGTGGTACGACTTCGACCTGCGACAAGAAACAGACATGGAAATTGCTAACCAACCAGCAGATGAGAATTTGCCAAGTTCCCAGCCAGAAATTCAAGGCGTAATCTTTGACTTAGATGGTGTGTTAACTGATACGTCAGAATTACATTATTTAGGCTGGAAGCGAGTAGCCGATGAAGAAGGCATTCCCTTCGACCGCGAAGCCAACGACGCAATCAGGGGATTACCCAGAAGAGAAACCCTCATGCAAATTTTAGGCGATCGCCCCGTGACTGAAACCAAAATTCAGGAAATGATGGAGCGCAAAAACAACTACTTTTTACAATTAATCGAGGAAATTACCGCAGCCGATTTGCTTCCCGGAGTTGAAAACCTCTTAAAGGAACTACGGGCCGCCGGGATTAAAGTTGCTTTAGGTTCATCCAGCAAAAATGCTCAAACCGTCATTCAACGCTTGGGTATTGGCAATAAATTTGATGCCATAGCCGATGGTTACAGCGTCTCCCAACCCAAACCCGCACCAGACCTCTTCCTATTTGCTGCCGAACAAATTGGTGTTGCACCAGCCAAATGTTTAGTTGTAGAAGATGCCACAGCTGGTATTGAAGCAGCTAGATCTGCTGGTATGTGGTCTATAGGGCTAGGGCCAGTAGAAAGATTAGGTATAGCTAATGTAGTTTTACCCAGCCTAGAAAAAGTCAGCTGGCAAGACTTGCAACAGCAATTAGCCAACAGTCAAAAGTCAGCTGTATTGCAAGAGGCATAA